Genomic DNA from Melospiza georgiana isolate bMelGeo1 chromosome 3, bMelGeo1.pri, whole genome shotgun sequence:
TGGGATACACAAAGGGTGTTATGGGGCACAGGACAGTGTGTtttggggcacagagcagggtgttaTGGGGCACAGGACAGGGTGTTTGTTATGGGGCACAGAACAGGGTGTtatggggcacagagcagggtgtttGTTATGGGGCACAGGACAGGGTGTTTGTtatggggcacagagcagggtgtttGTTATGGGGCACAGGACAGGGTGTTATGGGGCACAGGACAGGGTGTTATGGGGCACAGGACAGGGTGTTTGTtatggggcacagagcagggtgtttGTTATGGGGCACAGGACAGGGTGTTATGGGGCACAGATGGAGAGGGTGTTATGGGGCACAGGACAGGGTGTTATGGGGCACAGAGTAGGGTGTTTGTtatggggcacagagcagggtgtttgttatggggcacagagcagggtgttatggggcacagagcagggtgttaTGGGGCACAGAAAGGGTGTTTGTTATGGGGCACAGGACAGGGTGTTTGTtatggggcacagagcagggtgtttgttatggggcacagagcagggtgttaTGGGGCACAGAAAGGGTGTTTGTTATGGGGCACAGGACAGGGTGTTTGTTATGGGGCACAGGAGAGGGTGTTTGTtatggggcacagagcagggtgtttgttatggggcacagagcagggtgttatggggcacaggacagggtgttatggggcacagagcagggtgtttgttatggggcacagagcagggtgttatggggcacagagcagggtgtttgttatggggcacagagcagggtgtttGTTATGGGGCACAGGACAGGGTGTTTGTtatggggcacagagcagggtgtgatggggcacaggacagggtgttatggggcacagagcagggtgttatggggcacagagcaggctgttATGGGGCACAGATggagagggaaggcaggagcagagggcagtggtggagagctccaggcagggcagtgTTGGATGGAAGGGGAGAGGatccctgggcagtgcaggga
This window encodes:
- the LOC131082093 gene encoding uncharacterized protein LOC131082093 isoform X26, yielding MGYTKGVMGHRTGVCYGAQDRVLWGTGQGVMGHRTGCLLWGTEQGVCYGAQDRVLWGTDGEGVMGHRTGCYGAQSRVFVMGHRAGCLLWGTEQGVMGHRAGCYGAQKGCLLWGTGQGVMGHRKGVCYGAQDRVFVMGHRRGCLLWGTEQGVCYGAQSRVLWGTGQGVMGHRAGCLLWGTEQGVMGHRAGCLLWGTEQGVCYGAQDRVFVMGHRAGCDGAQDRVLWGTEQGVMGHRAGCYGAQMEREGRSRGQWWRAPGRAVLDGRGEDPWAVQGCARPAGKGSGWPSTAMCGWDMAAELCPAPVSLWVSPFHTCALLPRPPSPVLSAGAPRGAGTRPAAKSSLPTTVLESPSLGDSKPTWPRP
- the LOC131082093 gene encoding uncharacterized protein LOC131082093 isoform X43 yields the protein MGYTKGCYGAQDRVFVMGHRTGCYGAQSRVFVMGHRTGCLLWGTEQGVCYGAQDRVLWGTGQGVMGHRTGCLLWGTEQGVCYGAQDRVLWGTDGEGVMGHRTGCYGAQSRVFVMGHRAGCLLWGTEQGVMGHRAGCYGAQKGCLLWGTGQGVCYGAQSRVFVMGHRAGCYGAQKGCLLWGTGQAGCYGAQMEREGRSRGQWWRAPGRAVLDGRGEDPWAVQGCARPAGKGSGWPSTAMCGWDMAAELCPAPVSLWVSPFHTCALLPRPPSPVLSAGAPRGAGTRPAAKSSLPTTVLESPSLGDSKPTWPRP
- the LOC131082093 gene encoding uncharacterized protein LOC131082093 isoform X16; its protein translation is MGYTKGCYGAQDRVFVMGHRTGCYGAQSRVFVMGHRTGCLLWGTEQGVCYGAQDRVLWGTGQGVMGHRTGCLLWGTEQGVCYGAQDRVLWGTDGEGVMGHRTGCYGAQSRVFVMGHRAGCLLWGTEQGVMGHRAGCYGAQKGCLLWGTGQGVMGHRAGCYGAQKGCLLWGTGQGVCYGAQERVFVMGHRAGCLLWGTEQGVMGHRTGCYGAQSRVFVMGHRAGCYGAQSRVFVMGHRAGCLLWGTGQGVCYGAQSRREGRSRGQWWRAPGRAVLDGRGEDPWAVQGCARPAGKGSGWPSTAMCGWDMAAELCPAPVSLWVSPFHTCALLPRPPSPVLSAGAPRGAGTRPAAKSSLPTTVLESPSLGDSKPTWPRP
- the LOC131082093 gene encoding uncharacterized protein LOC131082093 isoform X14 → MGYTKGCYGAQDRVFVMGHRTGCYGAQSRVFVMGHRTGCLLWGTEQGVCYGAQDRVLWGTGQGVMGHRTGCLLWGTEQGVCYGAQDRVLWGTDGEGVMGHRTGCYGAQSRVFVMGHRAGCLLWGTEQGVMGHRAGCYGAQKGCLLWGTGQGVCYGAQSRVFVMGHRAGCYGAQKGCLLWGTGQGVMGHRAGCYGAQDRVLWGTEQGVCYGAQSRVLWGTEQGVCYGAQSRVFVMGHRTGCLLWGTEQAGCYGAQMEREGRSRGQWWRAPGRAVLDGRGEDPWAVQGCARPAGKGSGWPSTAMCGWDMAAELCPAPVSLWVSPFHTCALLPRPPSPVLSAGAPRGAGTRPAAKSSLPTTVLESPSLGDSKPTWPRP
- the LOC131082093 gene encoding uncharacterized protein LOC131082093 isoform X25 is translated as MGYTKGCLLWGTEQGVCYGAQDRVLWGTGQGVMGHRTGCLLWGTEQGVCYGAQDRVLWGTDGEGVMGHRTGCYGAQSRVFVMGHRAGCLLWGTEQGVMGHRAGCYGAQKGCLLWGTGQGVMGHRKGVCYGAQDRVFVMGHRRGCLLWGTEQGVCYGAQSRVLWGTGQGVMGHRAGCLLWGTEQGVMGHRAGCLLWGTEQGVCYGAQDRVFVMGHRAGCDGAQDRVLWGTEQGVMGHRAGCYGAQMEREGRSRGQWWRAPGRAVLDGRGEDPWAVQGCARPAGKGSGWPSTAMCGWDMAAELCPAPVSLWVSPFHTCALLPRPPSPVLSAGAPRGAGTRPAAKSSLPTTVLESPSLGDSKPTWPRP
- the LOC131082093 gene encoding uncharacterized protein LOC131082093 isoform X47, yielding MGHRTGCLLWGTEQGVMGHRAGCLLWGTGQGVCYGAQSRVFVMGHRTGCYGAQDRVLWGTGQGVCYGAQSRVFVMGHRTGCYGAQMERVLWGTGQGVMGHRQGVMGHRKGVCYGAQDRVLWGTEQGVMGHRTGCYGAQSRVFVMGHRAGCYGAQSRVFVMGHRAGCLLWGTGQGVCYGAQSRREGRSRGQWWRAPGRAVLDGRGEDPWAVQGCARPAGKGSGWPSTAMCGWDMAAELCPAPVSLWVSPFHTCALLPRPPSPVLSAGAPRGAGTRPAAKSSLPTTVLESPSLGDSKPTWPRP
- the LOC131082093 gene encoding uncharacterized protein LOC131082093 isoform X22 translates to MGHRTGCLLWGTEQGVMGHRAGCLLWGTGQGVCYGAQSRVFVMGHRTGCYGAQDRVLWGTGQGVCYGAQSRVFVMGHRTGCYGAQMERVLWGTGQGVMGHRVGCLLWGTEQGVCYGAQSRVLWGTEQGVMGHRKGVCYGAQDRVFVMGHRAGCLLWGTEQGVMGHRKGVCYGAQDRVFVMGHRRGCLLWGTEQGVCYGAQSRVLWGTGQGVMGHRAGWCDGAQDRVLWGTEQGVMGHRAGCYGAQMEREGRSRGQWWRAPGRAVLDGRGEDPWAVQGCARPAGKGSGWPSTAMCGWDMAAELCPAPVSLWVSPFHTCALLPRPPSPVLSAGAPRGAGTRPAAKSSLPTTVLESPSLGDSKPTWPRP
- the LOC131082093 gene encoding uncharacterized protein LOC131082093 isoform X44; the encoded protein is MGYTKGCYGAQDRVFVMGHRTGCYGAQSRVFVMGHRTGCLLWGTEQGVCYGAQDRVLWGTGQGVMGHRTGCLLWGTEQGVCYGAQDRVLWGTDGEGVMGHRTGCYGAQSRVFVMGHRAGCLLWGTEQGVMGHRAGCYGAQKGCLLWGTGQGVCYGAQSRVFVMGHRAGCYGAQKGCLLWGTGQGVCYGAQERVFVMGHRAGCLLWGTEQGVMGHRTGCYGAQSRVFVMGHRAGCYGAQSRVFVMGHRAGRLLWGTDGEGRQEQRAVVESSRQGSVGWKGRGSLGSAGMCQASWEGQWMAQHSHVWMGHGC
- the LOC131082093 gene encoding uncharacterized protein LOC131082093 isoform X6, which translates into the protein MGYTKGCYGAQDRVFVMGHRTGCYGAQSRVFVMGHRTGCLLWGTEQGVCYGAQDRVLWGTGQGVMGHRTGCLLWGTEQGVCYGAQDRVLWGTDGEGVMGHRTGCYGAQSRVFVMGHRAGCLLWGTEQGVMGHRAGCYGAQKGCLLWGTGQGVCYGAQSRVFVMGHRAGCYGAQKGCLLWGTGQGVCYGAQERVFVMGHRAGCLLWGTEQGVMGHRTGCYGAQSRVFVMGHRAGCYGAQSRVFVMGHRAGCLLWGTGQGVCYGAQSRREGRSRGQWWRAPGRAVLDGRGEDPWAVQGCARPAGKGSGWPSTAMCGWDMAAELCPAPVSLWVSPFHTCALLPRPPSPVLSAGAPRGAGTRPAAKSSLPTTVLESPSLGDSKPTWPRP
- the LOC131082093 gene encoding uncharacterized protein LOC131082093 isoform X42; this encodes MGYTKGCYGAQDRVFVMGHRTGCYGAQSRVFVMGHRTGCLLWGTEQGVCYGAQDRVLWGTGQGVMGHRTGCLLWGTEQGVCYGAQDRVLWGTDGEGVMGHRTGCYGAQTGCYGAQKGCLLWGTGQGVMGHRAGCYGAQDRVLWGTEQGVCYGAQSRVLWGTEQGVCYGAQSRVFVMGHRTGCLLWGTEQAGCYGAQMEREGRSRGQWWRAPGRAVLDGRGEDPWAVQGCARPAGKGSGWPSTAMCGWDMAAELCPAPVSLWVSPFHTCALLPRPPSPVLSAGAPRGAGTRPAAKSSLPTTVLESPSLGDSKPTWPRP
- the LOC131082093 gene encoding uncharacterized protein LOC131082093 isoform X8 codes for the protein MGHRTGCLLWGTEQGVMGHRAGCLLWGTGQGVCYGAQSRVFVMGHRTGCYGAQDRVLWGTGQGVCYGAQSRVFVMGHRTGCYGAQMERVLWGTGQGVMGHRVGCLLWGTEQGVCYGAQSRVLWGTEQGVMGHRKGVCYGAQDRVFVMGHRAGCLLWGTEQGVMGHRKGVCYGAQDRVFVMGHRRGCLLWGTEQGVCYGAQSRVLWGTGQGVMGHRAGCLLWGTEQGVMGHRAGWCDGAQDRVLWGTEQGVMGHRAGCYGAQMEREGRSRGQWWRAPGRAVLDGRGEDPWAVQGCARPAGKGSGWPSTAMCGWDMAAELCPAPVSLWVSPFHTCALLPRPPSPVLSAGAPRGAGTRPAAKSSLPTTVLESPSLGDSKPTWPRP
- the LOC131082093 gene encoding uncharacterized protein LOC131082093 isoform X3 — protein: MGYTKGCYGAQDRVFVMGHRTGCYGAQSRVFVMGHRTGCLLWGTEQGVCYGAQDRVLWGTGQGVMGHRTGCLLWGTEQGVCYGAQDRVLWGTDGEGVMGHRTGCYGAQSRVFVMGHRAGCLLWGTEQGVMGHRAGCYGAQKGCLLWGTGQGVMGHRKGVCYGAQDRVFVMGHRRGCLLWGTEQGVCYGAQSRVLWGTGQGVMGHRAGCLLWGTEQGVMGHRAGCLLWGTEQGVCYGAQDRVFVMGHRAGCDGAQDRVLWGTEQGVMGHRAGCYGAQMEREGRSRGQWWRAPGRAVLDGRGEDPWAVQGCARPAGKGSGWPSTAMCGWDMAAELCPAPVSLWVSPFHTCALLPRPPSPVLSAGAPRGAGTRPAAKSSLPTTVLESPSLGDSKPTWPRP
- the LOC131082093 gene encoding uncharacterized protein LOC131082093 isoform X18, which translates into the protein MGYTKGCYGAQDRVFVMGHRTGCYGAQSRVFVMGHRTGCLLWGTEQGVCYGAQDRVLWGTGQGVMGHRTGCLLWGTEQGVCYGAQDRVLWGTDGEGVMGHRTGCYGAQSRVFVMGHRAGCLLWGTEQGVMGHRAGCYGAQKGVLWGTERVFVMGHRTGCYGAQSRVLWGTGQGVMGHRAGCLLWGTEQGVMGHRAGCLLWGTEQGVCYGAQDRVFVMGHRAGCDGAQDRVLWGTEQGVMGHRAGCYGAQMEREGRSRGQWWRAPGRAVLDGRGEDPWAVQGCARPAGKGSGWPSTAMCGWDMAAELCPAPVSLWVSPFHTCALLPRPPSPVLSAGAPRGAGTRPAAKSSLPTTVLESPSLGDSKPTWPRP
- the LOC131082093 gene encoding uncharacterized protein LOC131082093 isoform X24; translation: MGYTKGCYGAQDRVLWGTGQGVCYGAQSRVFVMGHRTGCYGAQMERVLWGTGQGVMGHRVGCLLWGTEQGVCYGAQSRVLWGTEQGVMGHRKGVCYGAQDRVFVMGHRAGCLLWGTEQGVMGHRKGVCYGAQDRVFVMGHRRGCLLWGTEQGVCYGAQSRVLWGTGQGVMGHRAGCLLWGTEQGVMGHRAGCLLWGTEQGVCYGAQDRVFVMGHRAGCDGAQDRVLWGTEQGVMGHRAGCYGAQMEREGRSRGQWWRAPGRAVLDGRGEDPWAVQGCARPAGKGSGWPSTAMCGWDMAAELCPAPVSLWVSPFHTCALLPRPPSPVLSAGAPRGAGTRPAAKSSLPTTVLESPSLGDSKPTWPRP
- the LOC131082093 gene encoding uncharacterized protein LOC131082093 isoform X15 yields the protein MGYTKGCYGAQDRVFVMGHRTGCYGAQSRVFVMGHRTGCLLWGTEQGVCYGAQDRVLWGTGQGVMGHRTGCLLWGTEQGVCYGAQDRVLWGTDGEGVMGHRTGCYGAQSRVFVMGHRAGCLLWGTEQGVMGHRAGCYGAQKGCLLWGTGQGVCYGAQSRVFVMGHRAGCYGAQKGCLLWGTGQGVMGHRAGCLLWGTEQGVMGHRTGCYGAQSRVFVMGHRAGCYGAQSRVFVMGHRAGCLLWGTGQGVCYGAQSRREGRSRGQWWRAPGRAVLDGRGEDPWAVQGCARPAGKGSGWPSTAMCGWDMAAELCPAPVSLWVSPFHTCALLPRPPSPVLSAGAPRGAGTRPAAKSSLPTTVLESPSLGDSKPTWPRP
- the LOC131082093 gene encoding uncharacterized protein LOC131082093 isoform X17, with amino-acid sequence MGHRTGCLLWGTEQGVMGHRAGCLLWGTGQGVCYGAQSRVFVMGHRTGCYGAQDRVLWGTGQGVCYGAQSRVFVMGHRTGCYGAQMERVLWGTGQGVMGHRVGCLLWGTEQGVCYGAQSRVLWGTEQGVMGHRKGVCYGAQDRVLWGTERVFVMGHRTGCYGAQSRVLWGTGQGVMGHRAGCLLWGTEQGVMGHRAGCLLWGTEQGVCYGAQDRVFVMGHRAGCDGAQDRVLWGTEQGVMGHRAGCYGAQMEREGRSRGQWWRAPGRAVLDGRGEDPWAVQGCARPAGKGSGWPSTAMCGWDMAAELCPAPVSLWVSPFHTCALLPRPPSPVLSAGAPRGAGTRPAAKSSLPTTVLESPSLGDSKPTWPRP
- the LOC131082093 gene encoding uncharacterized protein LOC131082093 isoform X45; the encoded protein is MGYTKGCYGAQDRVFVMGHRTGCYGAQSRVFVMGHRTGCLLWGTEQGVCYGAQDRVLWGTGQGVMGHRTGCLLWGTEQGVCYGAQDRVLWGTDGEGVMGHRTGCYGAQSRVFVMGHRAGCLLWGTEQGVMGHRAGCYGAQKGCLLWGTGQGVCYGAQSRVFVMGHRAGCYGAQKGCLLWGTGQGVCYGAQERVFVMGHRAGCLLWGTEQGVMGHRTGCYGAQSRVFVMGHRAGCYGAQSRVFVMGHRAGCLLWGTGQEGRQEQRAVVESSRQGSVGWKGRGSLGSAGMCQASWEGQWMAQHSHVWMGHGC
- the LOC131082093 gene encoding uncharacterized protein LOC131082093 isoform X4 gives rise to the protein MGHRTGCLLWGTEQGVMGHRAGCLLWGTGQGVCYGAQSRVFVMGHRTGCYGAQDRVLWGTGQGVCYGAQSRVFVMGHRTGCYGAQMERVLWGTGQGVMGHRVGCLLWGTEQGVCYGAQSRVLWGTEQGVMGHRKGVCYGAQDRVLWGTEQGVMGHRKGVCYGAQDRVFVMGHRRGCLLWGTEQGVCYGAQSRVLWGTGQGVMGHRAGCLLWGTEQGVMGHRAGCLLWGTEQGVCYGAQDRVFVMGHRAGCDGAQDRVLWGTEQGVMGHRAGCYGAQMEREGRSRGQWWRAPGRAVLDGRGEDPWAVQGCARPAGKGSGWPSTAMCGWDMAAELCPAPVSLWVSPFHTCALLPRPPSPVLSAGAPRGAGTRPAAKSSLPTTVLESPSLGDSKPTWPRP
- the LOC131082093 gene encoding uncharacterized protein LOC131082093 isoform X21, with translation MGHRTGCLLWGTEQGVMGHRAGCLLWGTGQGVCYGAQSRVFVMGHRTGCYGAQDRVLWGTGQGVCYGAQSRVFVMGHRTGCYGAQMERVLWGTGQGVMGHRVGCLLWGTEQGVCYGAQSRVLWGTEQGVMGHRKGVCYGAQDRVLWGTERVFVMGHRTGCLLWGTGEGVCYGAQSRVFVMGHRAGCYGAQDRVLWGTEQGVCYGAQSRVLWGTEQGVCYGAQSRVFVMGHRTGCLLWGTEQAGCYGAQMEREGRSRGQWWRAPGRAVLDGRGEDPWAVQGCARPAGKGSGWPSTAMCGWDMAAELCPAPVSLWVSPFHTCALLPRPPSPVLSAGAPRGAGTRPAAKSSLPTTVLESPSLGDSKPTWPRP
- the LOC131082093 gene encoding uncharacterized protein LOC131082093 isoform X30, which translates into the protein MGHRTGCLLWGTEQGVMGHRAGCLLWGTGQGVCYGAQSRVFVMGHRTGCYGAQDRVLWGTGQGVCYGAQSRVFVMGHRTGCYGAQMERVLWGTGQGVMGHRVGCLLWGTEQGVCYGAQSRVLWGTEQGVMGHRKGVCYGAQDRVFVMGHRAGCLLWGTEQGVMGHRKGVCYGAQDRVFVMGHRRGCLLWGTEQGVCYGAQSRVLWGTGQGVMGHRAGCLLWGTEQGVCYGAQMEREGRSRGQWWRAPGRAVLDGRGEDPWAVQGCARPAGKGSGWPSTAMCGWDMAAELCPAPVSLWVSPFHTCALLPRPPSPVLSAGAPRGAGTRPAAKSSLPTTVLESPSLGDSKPTWPRP
- the LOC131082093 gene encoding uncharacterized protein LOC131082093 isoform X48; its protein translation is MGYTKGCYGAQDRVFVMGHRTGCYGAQSRVFVMGHRTGCLLWGTEQGVCYGAQDRVLWGTGQGVMGHRTGCLLWGTEQGVCYGAQDRVLWGTDGEGVMGHRTGCYGAQTGCYGAQKGCLLWGTGQGVMGHRTGCYGAQSRVFVMGHRAGCYGAQSRVFVMGHRAGCLLWGTGQGVCYGAQSRREGRSRGQWWRAPGRAVLDGRGEDPWAVQGCARPAGKGSGWPSTAMCGWDMAAELCPAPVSLWVSPFHTCALLPRPPSPVLSAGAPRGAGTRPAAKSSLPTTVLESPSLGDSKPTWPRP
- the LOC131082093 gene encoding uncharacterized protein LOC131082093 isoform X13 produces the protein MGYTKGCYGAQSRVFVMGHRTGCLLWGTEQGVCYGAQDRVLWGTGQGVMGHRTGCLLWGTEQGVCYGAQDRVLWGTDGEGVMGHRTGCYGAQSRVFVMGHRAGCLLWGTEQGVMGHRAGCYGAQKGCLLWGTGQGVMGHRKGVCYGAQDRVFVMGHRRGCLLWGTEQGVCYGAQSRVLWGTGQGVMGHRAGCLLWGTEQGVMGHRAGCLLWGTEQGVCYGAQDRVFVMGHRAGCDGAQDRVLWGTEQGVMGHRAGCYGAQMEREGRSRGQWWRAPGRAVLDGRGEDPWAVQGCARPAGKGSGWPSTAMCGWDMAAELCPAPVSLWVSPFHTCALLPRPPSPVLSAGAPRGAGTRPAAKSSLPTTVLESPSLGDSKPTWPRP
- the LOC131082093 gene encoding uncharacterized protein LOC131082093 isoform X28, with the translated sequence MGYTKGCYGAQDRVFVMGHRTGCYGAQSRVFVMGHRTGCLLWGTEQGVCYGAQDRVLWGTGQGVMGHRTGCLLWGTEQGVCYGAQDRVLWGTDGEGVMGHRTGCYGAQSRVFVMGHRAGCLLWGTEQGVMGHRAGCYGAQKGCLLWGTGQGVCYGAQSRVFVMGHRAGCYGAQKGCLLWGTGQGVMGHRTGCYGAQSRVFVMGHRAGCYGAQSRVFVMGHRAGCLLWGTGQGVCYGAQSRREGRSRGQWWRAPGRAVLDGRGEDPWAVQGCARPAGKGSGWPSTAMCGWDMAAELCPAPVSLWVSPFHTCALLPRPPSPVLSAGAPRGAGTRPAAKSSLPTTVLESPSLGDSKPTWPRP
- the LOC131082093 gene encoding uncharacterized protein LOC131082093 isoform X7, producing the protein MGYTKGCYGAQDRVFVMGHRTGCYGAQSRVFVMGHRTGCLLWGTEQGVCYGAQDRVLWGTGQGVMGHRTGCLLWGTEQGVCYGAQDRVLWGTDGEGVMGHRTGCYGAQSRVFVMGHRAGCLLWGTEQGVMGHRAGCYGAQKGCLLWGTGQGVCYGAQSRVFVMGHRAGCYGAQKGCLLWGTGQGVCYGAQERVFVMGHRAGCLLWGTEQGVMGHRTGCYGAQSRVFVMGHRAGCYGAQSRVFVMGHRAGCLLWGTGQAGCYGAQMEREGRSRGQWWRAPGRAVLDGRGEDPWAVQGCARPAGKGSGWPSTAMCGWDMAAELCPAPVSLWVSPFHTCALLPRPPSPVLSAGAPRGAGTRPAAKSSLPTTVLESPSLGDSKPTWPRP
- the LOC131082093 gene encoding uncharacterized protein LOC131082093 isoform X39, coding for MGYTKGCYGAQDRVFVMGHRTGCYGAQSRVFVMGHRTGCLLWGTEQGVCYGAQDRVLWGTGQGVMGHRTGCLLWGTEQGVCYGAQDRVLWGTDGEGVMGHRTGCYGAQTGCYGAQKGCLLWGTGQGVCYGAQERVFVMGHRAGCLLWGTEQGVMGHRTGCYGAQSRVFVMGHRAGCYGAQSRVFVMGHRAGCLLWGTGQGVCYGAQSRREGRSRGQWWRAPGRAVLDGRGEDPWAVQGCARPAGKGSGWPSTAMCGWDMAAELCPAPVSLWVSPFHTCALLPRPPSPVLSAGAPRGAGTRPAAKSSLPTTVLESPSLGDSKPTWPRP
- the LOC131082093 gene encoding uncharacterized protein LOC131082093 isoform X41, whose product is MGHRTGCLLWGTEQGVMGHRAGCLLWGTGQGVCYGAQSRVFVMGHRTGCYGAQDRVLWGTGQGVCYGAQSRVFVMGHRTGCYGAQMERVLWGTGQGVMGHRVGCLLWGTEQGVCYGAQSRVLWGTEQGVMGHRKGVCYGAQDRVFVMGHRAGCLLWGTEQGVMGHRKGVCYGAQDRVFVMGHRRGCLLWGTEQGVCYGAQSRVLWGTGQGVMGHRAGCLLWGTEQGVMGHRAGCLLWGTEQGVCYGAQDRVFVMGHRAGRLLWGTDGEGRQEQRAVVESSRQGSVGWKGRGSLGSAGMCQASWEGQWMAQHSHVWMGHGC
- the LOC131082093 gene encoding uncharacterized protein LOC131082093 isoform X32 — encoded protein: MGHRTGCLLWGTEQGVMGHRAGCLLWGTGQGVCYGAQSRVFVMGHRTGCYGAQDRVLWGTGQGVCYGAQSRVFVMGHRTGCYGAQMERVLWGTGQGVMGHRVGCLLWGTEQGVCYGAQSRVLWGTEQGVMGHRKGCYGAQKGCLLWGTGQGVCYGAQERVFVMGHRAGCLLWGTEQGVMGHRTGCYGAQSRVFVMGHRAGCYGAQSRVFVMGHRAGCLLWGTGQGVCYGAQSRREGRSRGQWWRAPGRAVLDGRGEDPWAVQGCARPAGKGSGWPSTAMCGWDMAAELCPAPVSLWVSPFHTCALLPRPPSPVLSAGAPRGAGTRPAAKSSLPTTVLESPSLGDSKPTWPRP
- the LOC131082093 gene encoding uncharacterized protein LOC131082093 isoform X29 codes for the protein MGYTKGCYGAQDRVFVMGHRTGCYGAQSRVFVMGHRTGCLLWGTEQGVCYGAQDRVLWGTGQGVMGHRTGCLLWGTEQGVCYGAQDRVLWGTDGEGVMGHRTGCYGAQSRVFVMGHRAGCLLWGTEQGVMGHRAGCYGAQKGCLLWGTGQGVCYGAQSRVFVMGHRAGCYGAQKGCLLWGTEQGVMGHRTGCYGAQSRVFVMGHRAGCYGAQSRVFVMGHRAGCLLWGTGQGVCYGAQSRREGRSRGQWWRAPGRAVLDGRGEDPWAVQGCARPAGKGSGWPSTAMCGWDMAAELCPAPVSLWVSPFHTCALLPRPPSPVLSAGAPRGAGTRPAAKSSLPTTVLESPSLGDSKPTWPRP
- the LOC131082093 gene encoding uncharacterized protein LOC131082093 isoform X19; protein product: MGHRTGCLLWGTEQGVMGHRAGCLLWGTGQGVCYGAQSRVFVMGHRTGCYGAQDRVLWGTGQGVCYGAQSRVFVMGHRTGCYGAQMERVLWGTGQGVMGHRVGCLLWGTEQGVCYGAQSRVLWGTEQGVMGHRKGVCYGAQDRVFVMGHRAGCLLWGTEQGVMGHRKGVCYGAQDRVFVMGHRRGCLLWGTEQGVCYGAQSRVLWGTGQGVMGHRAGCLLWGTEQGVMGHRAGCLLWGTEQAGCYGAQMEREGRSRGQWWRAPGRAVLDGRGEDPWAVQGCARPAGKGSGWPSTAMCGWDMAAELCPAPVSLWVSPFHTCALLPRPPSPVLSAGAPRGAGTRPAAKSSLPTTVLESPSLGDSKPTWPRP
- the LOC131082093 gene encoding uncharacterized protein LOC131082093 isoform X31, which produces MGHRTGCLLWGTEQGVMGHRAGCLLWGTGQGVCYGAQSRVFVMGHRTGCYGAQDRVLWGTGQGVCYGAQSRVFVMGHRTGCYGAQMERVLWGTGQGVMGHRVGCLLWGTEQGVCYGAQSRVLWGTEQGVMGHRKGVCYGAQDRVFVMGHRAGCLLWGTEQGVMGHRKGVCYGAQDRVFVMGHRRGCLLWGTEQGVCYGAQSRVLWGTGQGVMGHRAGCLLWGTEQAGCYGAQMEREGRSRGQWWRAPGRAVLDGRGEDPWAVQGCARPAGKGSGWPSTAMCGWDMAAELCPAPVSLWVSPFHTCALLPRPPSPVLSAGAPRGAGTRPAAKSSLPTTVLESPSLGDSKPTWPRP
- the LOC131082093 gene encoding uncharacterized protein LOC131082093 isoform X38; its protein translation is MGYTKGCYGAQDRVFVMGHRTGCYGAQSRVFVMGHRTGCLLWGTEQGVCYGAQDRVLWGTGQGVMGHRTGCLLWGTEQGVCYGAQDRVLWGTDGEGVMGHRTGCYGAQSRVFVMGHRAGCLLWGTEQGVMGHRAGCYGAQKGCLLWGTGQGVCYGAQSRVFVMGHRAGCYGAQKGCLLWGTGQGVCYGAQERVFVMGHRAGCLLWGTEQGVMGHRTGCYGAQSRVFVMGHRAGCYGAQSRVFVMGHRAGGKAGAEGSGGELQAGQCWMEGERIPGQCRDVPGQLGRAVDGPAQPCVDGTWLLSSAQLLFPSGCPHSIPVLCSLALPHLS